In the genome of Lactuca sativa cultivar Salinas chromosome 3, Lsat_Salinas_v11, whole genome shotgun sequence, the window CTCTGGAAGTGTGTATCAGATGAATCTACAATTATTTCATTGTGTGACATTCAGGTGGAggagagcctgaattatgttgagaagcCCATTGTAGTTCTGGATAGAAATACTAAGGCTCTTTGCAACAAAGATGTGAAGccagtgaaggtgcaatggcaacactgGAGAGGCTCCGAATGGACCTGGCAGCCAGAGGACGAGATGAGAAAGCATTATCCAGATCTTTTCGcatcagcagacttcgaggatgaagtataGTTCaagtgtcacacccctaaaccgagacggtagaaacgttcgggggtggaggatgtTATGTACAACATCACAACAATAGCAtcgtagtaatcaaagtaaacacgaCCATTACATTAAATATATAAGGTATTTACATCTGTTCGATACATAGTTCGTATGACAAcaaaatgtataacaaaagtataaaagacACGACTCtaaaagctccgtcttctcaaaacctgcggGTGCCTGTATACcggttccttgagaatacaagtggttttaaaagtgtatcaacatttcaGTTGGTGAGTACATAAGAATGTTTTCTTAATGAAATATTGTCTTGGAgtctgtaaaaatgtttgtatgtttctcaaCAAAACCAATATTTTCTTCAGTAGTGAAGAGTAGGTCATAgaccttaagaccaaaatgtatgtTTGTTACTGTATTCTGAAATTGTACATGAATATTTTTGTATGTATGCCTGGGTACCACCAGCTGTATTGTATTGTGTTGTTTTGTATGAAAACTCTAGTATGAAATCCATGGATATCACCAGTAattatgtatagtaatgtactatatgAAAGCCTTTGTATGAAATCCCTGGATACCATCGGTAGTGTATAAAATTGTTCTGTATGAAAACCCTGGATACCACCAGTAATGTATACTATtgttttgtatgaaaaccctggctaccacctgtaatgtatagtattgttctgtatgaaaaccctagctaccaccagtaatgtatagTATTGTTCTGTATGAAAACCATGGCTACCTCCagtaatgtatagtagttttattacttaaaataaaaccatgtgtTTGTATTCCCTGGAATCCTCCAGTTGTATTgtatagtagttctattaattaaaataaaactattttaagaattgaaatcccataaacaaatagttagtttatactattgtaagtttcataaaaccatgcttgatatgacctagtgacctctcCAACGTTCTTCAAGCGCCGGatattatgacatttgtcaccgcaggcatgcctgcctaagtgtagctagcagttcaggtgtaggattgtcagtcccgcatagatctatacacaaatctcaTGCTCTTACTCTAGAAGACTCTGGTTATCCTGTATAGGATTTAGTTCCATACCCTGGTGGATATaattgaagtagtgcctcacaacattgtattaactagtttacgtgtagtgttgtaatgttctcttgtacttgaaaATGTATGTATAACCTTGTAGTAATGTAATTTTTAacgtaaaataattatacttaaataattatttggtAATGCATCCCTTATACCCAGGAAATTTTAtagtgttccataaactatatctaCCATAGTTTATTTGTTTGTTTCTGAATAATGTTCTTGAACTAGTAAAACAGTGTAATGTATcccaaactatacatattatagtttaaaaGTATGTTCTGTATTGTTATGAAAACTTTGCAATTATGGTTATGTTGAAAACtacccttatgctcagcatgttacaaaagggataaaaatatttgaatatttttataaaatgtagtgATTTCTCGGTTTGTATTAATTGCAAAAGATTTTAATCTGTTTGAAAttgtttgaataaaaaaaaatccttGTGTATAACTTGTaaccccctgaaaacattaaaaacagtaaaaatgtaggggtatgaactcacagttgtttGTGCACGTGTTCAACAACGAGACTGGAAAGATGACCCTCGAGTTGGCGTACCTGAAACTAATGGTATCCtaataatatataaatacataattgTAATTAAATTGGTGAAAGCATTAATTAAAGTTTTAGAAAACACTTGTTTTTGTGTTGAGAGTGATTACCGAAAATTGCACAAGTGTTGAAGGGTTTTCGGTTGCAAGGAGTTCTCTGCCGAAAACGGTTCTCGGCCGAACACAGTTTTTCGGTCCAGGGCTGTTTTCGGTTACTTGAAGGTTTGAAGGATATTCTTGGTGTTATTTGtgaaaatatgaagatttgaaggttttcTCTTGAAGATATGAATGTTCTTGGATGATCCTTGGGAGCAAATTGAGAGTTTTTTTTGGGCTGAATTGGTGAAGAATGATCAAGTTTTCGAAGGAAATATATATACCGGTTGCGTTTTAGGCCGGAAATGGGTTCTCGGCCGAAACTTGTTTTCGGTCCGAACGTTTTCTGCCGAAAACGAGTTGCTGAACGAGTTTTGGTATTTTAGAGGGAAAAATCTTGATTTTTCGAGTGTTTTTGGTTTCGAAATCTTATATAAACTTAATTTATATATTTAGATTATTTTGTAACCCTCACGACCTTAACGGAATATAATAAAAGCTCAAATTTTATTTATCaggtttgacttttattgattgGAAAAGTATCGGGCTGTCacatcaagtgggggagagttgtaccGGTCGGGATTCAGGTAGTTACACTTATTACCCCTAGCATGATGGTTATTGTTGATGGCtgttgagcactataacactcctatggtgcacatacaatccTAGATGCttaggatctaagttttctctaattatacaagcaatattgtttttccaaagcatcgagcctaactagcatacaaatgtgaTGTTTgtatcataaaaactagttagatgattacctctttatGTAACTAGTATCAATtggcctttaagagcttagcacctcaagtgtgatgcctccaATGAATcgcaaaacaccaccaacaattggaggacttgagagagtgGTTAGGAGCACCCTAGAATCGGCTATACTCTTGCTATATCACATATCCATCTGATTTTTGGGTCTAAGGGGTTACATATACAGTGTTAGAGTTCCAAGAGtcatatgtaaccctaattcttacacttagccttatgatccataactcatgtggactaaatcttcatggactctcacataaacttagtccatcatggatcaatagcccaaaccaaaTGTATCACaaatttacataattagtccccgctaatttaattagtctattttgatcacttaattaatttttgatcaatactaattacataatatgatttctcaattaatatattatacttataatatattaataaatcataaataacctctttctcaaatatccatcctatcagattgttctgtcgaatgcaacccaaatggaccatgttactctcgggtcaagtacataccaattaaagttataggcttagacacctaatccaacaattgtAAAAGTTGGTCCTTTCTTATGCTGGGCGTATTTGAGGAGTAGCTTAGCGTACTAAGGTTTGGTGGATCGCGAAGGTTCGACACGTACGTTGTGCATACCAAGGTTACACATGGCATACATGGCTGgacaccaaaaccctaatatacaGGCTTGAGACCTATATAAACGTCCTTAAGGCCTTTCGACTAAACACTAATCAGCCTCTATAGCCTCCTTTCATCCCATAACCTCAGATTTCCTTGTGAGTGTGTTTCTTGAGCTTAGAATGTGTGTTGGTGGCTATTTTAGAGAGCATTCATGAAGGAGAAAGTGGTGACCAAGCTTTCGGTGTCATTGAGCTTGTAGATCCTACATCTAGTTCATTTTAAGGATCTTCTGTAGGTATAAAGTCATGACCTTGTCATCTCTTTTGATTGTTTGAGCTAGGGTTTTGTTATGCAGTCCCTTTTTGGATTTTGAGATTTGGATTGCTAGATTAAGCTCCTTGAACATGTTTGATGCATAAAGGTGCTATCTTGAAGGTTGTTTTGACTCCATGCATAAGTTAGAGGTCTTAAGTGAGGTCTTAATGAGAAGAATGAAGTATTGGGGTCACTCAtgacatgcaagggcataaagttgccaactttatgctctAGGACATCTTATTAGACTCAGATCTAAAGTTTGAAACTAAAATCCCAAGTATTAAGCACATAATGATAACTTGTTGCATGACCTATTTGTACGTTGTGCGTAGTATCATGTACGCAACGCGTACTGCTTAAGGGACtagtacgctgagcatactagagtggtacgcagggcatacgcACTCAGTTGGTTTGGGCTTTGTGGTTAGTTTTGGGTCTGTTCCCCTTTGGAGTTTAGGTTTGATATTTCGTTTCGGGCCATAGTTGTTGGCCTTTTGGGCCTTATGGCCCATTAATGGCTTTTATCTTGGATCTTTGGCCCATTAGCAAAGGGAAGACTTTTGGCCATTATGGAAGGGCTTAGGCTTAAGTGTTTAGAATTTTTCATTAGGTGGTGCAATAATCCTAATTTAGGGTTAATTGTATCATTATTCAGTATGTGGATTCAGACTGTTAGGTGAGCAACTTTTGTGTTtagcagactgaggtgagtcttctcattacaCTCATGGCTTGAAGGCACGCAGGTCGACCCATTAATTGATATGAATTGCTTATTCATGGAGTATGTAATGCTTTGCTATTTTGTCTATATGTGATTTATGTAAAGACAATGAAAGGAGCCCTTGGCACTTGgtaagaccatgggaggagcccatggctaGGGGACACAAGACCATGGGGGATAGCCCATGACATCCCCAATGAAGAccaaggagggagtccatggaaaaattatatgtatatgtgcatggcattatatgattatatgttttgtgcgttttgggaaactcactaagagtGTGCCTAAAATTTTGTtggatgtttcaggtacttctagctcTAAGGACAAGGGCTCGACTTGATGACGCGACATGCATTCTCTAGTATTTTTGCATTTAGTTTTGATACTCTGATCTTTCAAAAACATTATGGTcatttaattttaacttttattattaaTTCGGAAAatatagttcaatacatatcaatggaAGGCAAAACAAATCCTTTTGAAAACAACATctgtggatctaggagatatgccATTAGAATTCATGACTCGTTGGAATCTGTTGAGGACCTCCATTgtataacgacccaatttttaccaagatttttttttcatttttaattagtcaAACACATCCCATAATCCATAAGTTTCTAAACCATTTGTTTCTCAATTCACAATTATTACAAATTCATTGTACTTTTTGAAAACATCAGAGAGTCCCAGACACACAAAAGAGAGGTATAGTGCACGCCAGATCATCATGCCTTCCCCTTGCCCTTacgctctgaagtacctgaaacaatcaacaacgTGTAAgcaaaatgcttagtgagtttcttagagcataacacacacacacacacaaaccacatacCATATGtcatgttagctataaaagctacacacatatcacgtaagccatgcatacatgaaacctgtgagaatgtcatgggctaccccacatggtctttacctaggactgccgtGGGCacccccacatggccttacatccaatgccatgggctaccccacatggtcttcacctaggaccGCCATGGGCAACCCTagatggtcttacatccaatgccacgggctccccccggggtcttcatacaaaacatgcaataCACATAACAGAACACATAATGTCTACCACATAtgtcataatcacataatgggccgtccttggtgccttagacccataggtatggtgagaagacttacctgtCACGAATGTTGAACTGACACTTTGCGACCAAATGTACCCCACAGGCTACTCCACGCAACTGCCTAAAAAGTGTCATACAATATCCAGTCATTTCCCCAAAGTCCATCCTGGTCAACTACAGCCAAGATCAAGTCaacggtccatgttgaccctaactcgccgagtacaactagtgactcgccgagtttcccgggataacatctactcgctgagtcatcgaGGTGATTCATTGAGTTCATGTGGTTTTGATCAATAATCTAAGGTCGTTTGTCGAGTTTCCTTGCTTGTCACTCGACACGTCTACGAACATCCAACCATTGGGGAAATCttactctactcgccgagttgttcctataactcgtcgagttctaggtaatcttcatccgactcgccgagttgttcatccaactcgtcgagtccgggacaaTATTCATCggtctcgccgagttgttcatccaactcgtcgagtccatgcatgccttcatatgacttgccgagtcgcccccTGTGAATCGCTGAGTCCTATCAGATCTCAAGCCATATAGAccctttttgagccatgcaatgcttccaaactatagatctaggctcctgaggcatgctttccacgtaaagttgcaaactttacgtgcatgcaaggctttaagaccctaaaatagTAAATCTAAGCTTGGAATGAAGTCATACACTTGTGGGGAGGCATATGCTAAGCTcaactgataactttatgcatctcaagtccaaaaggagtccagatctgaagttacaacttcagatcttggcttaaacacaaaaacacttttcttagaatccatgcacaagagggttttgggtggaaatgagccaaggaacagcttaataccttcagaaAGTGCTCCACAGGAGTAGCTATTGAATCCCCATGAGCCCTTTGCTTCCTCTAGCGTGTTTCCTCAAGTGcttccttcaccaaatccctcTTTCAAGTttaaaatcaccaagaaacacactcacactcgaatCAGGGTTTTTGGGAGGTAAAGAGCTGTAAACCAAGGCttggggaggctaatgaccctttaaatagggtgcaaggccctaaaatctagggtttcatctgccaacatctactcgtcgagtaccataatggactcggcaagtagatcATTAAACTTCGCAGCCAAATccactactactcgacgagtagggaggccaactcgccgagtaggttttaAAAATCCAAACCGAAATGTCATTATTAATACTTGAGGAtcaaggtgttacaactctcccccacttgaattaggctttgtcctcgaagcctgctggtcAAAACAACTCCGGATAGAAACCTCACATCTCATCTTCCAGTTCCCAGGTCCATTCGAAACCCTTTCGGTGCtgtcattgcacctttaccaacttcacTTATTGATTACGGAGTTTCTTCGTCTTCTTGTCTAGGATCGCTACTGGTCTCACGACATAATTTAGGCTCCCATCCAACTGAATGTCGTCCAAGGATATGACTAAAGACTCGTCGGCAACACGCTTCcggagctgagacacatggaagatgttgtgaatctgactaagctcctctgggAGCTGTAaacgatatgccaccttgcccacccaggtgATGATCCTGAATGGACCTATGAACCAAggccccaattttcccctcttgcAGAACTGGATAAtccctttccagggtgacaccttcagtaaGACAAAGTCTCCTTCCTGAAATTCGAGGTCTGATTGACGTCggtccgcataacttttctgacgagtCTACGTGACTCGCAATATGTCGCGCACCTGTTGAATCAGTCCGGTGGTCTTGAGTCCCAAAAACCGATGCCCAACCTCATCCCAGCATACTGGGTTCCTGCACCTccttccatataacatctcaaatggtgCTCGGTCAATAatggcatgataactgttattgtgcgaaaactctgctagtgggaggtacgtatcctaactccctccgaaatccagcacacatgcccgcagcatatcctcgagtgtctggatcgtcctctcactttggccgtcggtctgggggtgatatgccaTACTAAAATGCAACTgggtacccagttcctcgtggaacttcttccaaaacctagatgtAAATCGAACATCCCTATCTAAAACCACTGAcatcggcactccgtgcctggCCACCACCCTCCTCGAACATAAatgtctgccaacttc includes:
- the LOC111908497 gene encoding uncharacterized protein LOC111908497 translates to MVAYRLNLPDELSQIHNTFGGGELWKCVSDESTIISLCDIQVEESLNYVEKPIVVLDRNTKALCNKDVKPVKVQWQHWRGSEWTWQPEDEMRKHYPDLFASADFEDEV